One window of the Methanobrevibacter sp. TMH8 genome contains the following:
- a CDS encoding cobalt-precorrin-7 (C(5))-methyltransferase: MPNLFIVGIGPGSKDYLTQKAINTVKNADVTIGSWRAIDIFDDVGKTIGLNVKDLQEKLELAVDLAIDGKEVCVLSTGDPGFSGVLKTILKIAKEKEFNEENIEVIPAVSSLQLAAAKNRISWDEANIMTFHGRENIEDILTVINNGQPTIALPSKSVKDMARFLLDNGVDENRKVTICERLSYPEEKIVTTSLKEVINSEFSYMCVMIIYFDKY, from the coding sequence ATGCCAAATCTGTTTATTGTAGGAATCGGTCCAGGTTCCAAAGATTATCTTACTCAAAAAGCTATAAATACTGTTAAAAATGCAGATGTTACTATTGGAAGTTGGAGAGCAATTGATATCTTTGATGATGTTGGAAAAACTATTGGTTTAAATGTTAAAGACCTTCAAGAAAAATTAGAACTTGCAGTAGATTTAGCTATTGATGGAAAAGAAGTTTGTGTACTTTCAACAGGCGATCCTGGTTTTTCAGGGGTTTTAAAAACAATTTTAAAAATAGCTAAAGAAAAAGAATTTAATGAAGAGAATATCGAAGTGATTCCAGCAGTAAGTTCTCTTCAATTAGCTGCAGCTAAAAACAGAATATCCTGGGATGAAGCAAATATAATGACATTTCATGGTAGAGAAAATATAGAAGATATTTTAACAGTTATTAATAATGGTCAACCTACAATAGCTTTACCTTCAAAAAGTGTTAAAGATATGGCAAGGTTTTTACTGGATAATGGAGTTGATGAAAATAGAAAAGTAACAATTTGTGAAAGACTAAGTTATCCAGAAGAAAAAATTGTTACAACAAGTTTAAAAGAAGTTATAAATAGTGAATTTAGCTATATGTGTGTAATGATTATTTATTTTGATAAATATTAA